A single genomic interval of Streptomyces sp. TLI_146 harbors:
- a CDS encoding TniB family NTP-binding protein, producing MVSGQEAVPVSAEPAAVTTWQGFEAFATTAPPAPPTAGAPQRSVDERLAYHSAFVTIRTPAVDALARNVRTLMILGQHQHITARPSLIVTGPATTGKTTALLEVGRVCHLAHTARSPHPGINHTASVPVAYVLVPPAASAKTLAAEFARYLGIPTTIRMTQAQITTAVCTTYAKASVKLVLIDEIHRLNPHTTTGAETADLLKDLTERIGATFVYAGIDVTRSELFSGVRGAQLAGRASLIDFSAFPARLGEQEPFKELITLMEQALDLENHKTGSLPRLASYLHERTGGKIGSLSRLIRHAAIDAICDGSERITKTSLEAIQLDHLAEEHYRPHTRHSPTPPGRSRR from the coding sequence ATGGTGAGTGGGCAAGAAGCCGTTCCGGTTTCCGCCGAACCGGCAGCGGTCACTACCTGGCAGGGATTCGAGGCGTTCGCCACCACTGCCCCGCCCGCCCCGCCGACGGCAGGGGCACCACAGCGCAGCGTGGACGAACGCCTCGCCTACCACTCGGCGTTCGTCACCATCCGCACCCCAGCCGTCGATGCCCTGGCCCGCAACGTCCGCACCCTGATGATCCTCGGACAGCACCAGCACATCACCGCACGCCCCAGCCTGATCGTCACCGGCCCCGCCACTACCGGCAAGACCACCGCGCTCCTCGAAGTCGGTCGCGTCTGCCACCTCGCCCACACCGCACGCAGTCCCCACCCCGGCATCAATCACACCGCTTCTGTGCCGGTCGCCTACGTCCTGGTCCCGCCCGCCGCCAGCGCGAAAACCCTCGCCGCCGAATTCGCCCGCTACCTCGGCATCCCCACCACCATCCGCATGACCCAAGCCCAGATCACCACCGCCGTGTGCACCACCTACGCCAAAGCCAGCGTAAAACTCGTCCTGATCGACGAAATCCACCGGCTCAACCCCCACACCACCACCGGCGCCGAAACCGCCGACCTCCTCAAAGACCTCACCGAACGCATCGGCGCGACGTTCGTGTACGCGGGCATCGACGTGACACGCAGCGAGCTGTTCAGCGGGGTACGTGGTGCCCAACTCGCCGGTCGGGCCAGCCTCATCGACTTCAGCGCCTTCCCCGCCCGCCTCGGGGAACAAGAGCCGTTCAAAGAACTGATCACGTTGATGGAACAAGCCCTCGACCTTGAGAACCACAAGACGGGCAGTCTGCCCCGCCTTGCCTCATATCTTCACGAGCGCACCGGTGGGAAGATCGGCAGCCTCTCGCGCCTGATCCGCCACGCCGCGATCGACGCGATCTGCGACGGCAGCGAACGCATCACCAAAACATCCCTCGAAGCCATCCAGCTCGACCACCTCGCCGAGGAACACTACCGACCCCACACCCGCCACTCCCCCACGCCACCCGGGCGGTCACGCCGGTGA
- a CDS encoding MerR family transcriptional regulator, producing the protein MTADDSFSRLDDDDYPAYTMGRAAEILGTTQGFLRAIGEARLITPLRSAGGHRRYSRYQLRIAARARELVDQGTPIEAACRIIILEDQLEEAQRINAEYRKAAEPSNPTATT; encoded by the coding sequence ATGACCGCAGACGACTCCTTCAGCCGTCTCGATGACGACGACTACCCCGCCTACACCATGGGCCGGGCCGCCGAGATACTCGGCACCACCCAGGGCTTCCTCCGTGCCATCGGCGAAGCCCGCCTGATCACCCCACTGCGCTCGGCCGGCGGACACCGCCGCTACTCCCGCTACCAGCTGCGCATCGCCGCCCGCGCCCGCGAACTCGTCGACCAGGGCACTCCCATCGAGGCCGCCTGCCGCATCATCATCCTGGAAGACCAGCTCGAAGAGGCCCAGCGGATCAACGCCGAATACCGCAAGGCCGCCGAACCCTCGAACCCCACGGCCACCACTTGA
- a CDS encoding DUF2178 domain-containing protein, with protein sequence MSIDHKPEATRGQRWGVPALGLAIGVGYIAIFLARHEPGMAVAGFVVMAVYVLILVMASRRSEAAALLRGEATDERRHSINQRASAFTMNVLVLVLLTGFVTELIRGNSGHPWDVLCGVTGFVYVASTIFFSRRG encoded by the coding sequence ATGTCGATTGACCACAAGCCCGAGGCCACCCGCGGCCAGCGCTGGGGCGTTCCGGCCCTGGGCTTGGCCATAGGTGTCGGCTACATCGCGATCTTCCTGGCCCGGCACGAGCCGGGAATGGCGGTCGCCGGCTTCGTCGTCATGGCCGTCTACGTACTGATCCTCGTCATGGCATCCCGCCGGTCGGAGGCCGCCGCCCTGCTGCGCGGCGAGGCCACGGACGAGCGCCGCCACTCCATCAACCAGCGCGCATCCGCGTTCACCATGAACGTACTCGTGCTGGTGCTCCTGACGGGCTTCGTGACCGAGCTGATCCGCGGCAACAGCGGCCACCCCTGGGACGTCCTGTGCGGCGTGACCGGCTTCGTATACGTCGCGTCCACCATCTTCTTCTCCCGCCGCGGCTGA
- a CDS encoding helix-turn-helix transcriptional regulator, with the protein MRNDLRQLRAAQGLSQQELGQALGVSRQTINAIEQGRYDPSLPLAIRMARYFAKTVEEIFHVD; encoded by the coding sequence ATGCGGAACGATCTACGTCAGCTACGCGCGGCCCAGGGCCTGTCGCAGCAGGAGTTGGGGCAGGCGCTCGGCGTGTCCCGGCAGACGATCAACGCCATCGAGCAGGGCCGGTACGACCCCTCGCTGCCCCTGGCGATCCGTATGGCCCGCTATTTCGCCAAGACGGTGGAGGAGATCTTTCATGTCGATTGA
- a CDS encoding MBL fold metallo-hydrolase → MRIPSELVRLDDQVHAWLPQFPGTWGMANCVVVASGSEVLLVDTPYTADLTRALTAAARRVTAPGARVSTVVNTHANGDHSYGNGLFPDAEIISTDANLTHLCAEPTPGQLQAMLDGCRDEVAFERYLLAHFGRYDYGGLEVAPPTRTFSGRLDLLVGSTPVELYEVGPAHTAGDLVVHLPQSGVVCAGDVLFVGDVPVHWAGPLSGVVDACRQILELDPRVVVPGHGPVVGQAEVRAYMAYMEELRGRLHELYGAGVDVEEASGVLLREHRRPGLGLWERLGVLAAVEYRHLGGVEEPLSLVEVLASAVRLAPDCVPAVVASRGELTAGLAELGVAAVPPGPRAAP, encoded by the coding sequence ATGCGTATTCCTTCCGAACTCGTCCGGCTCGACGATCAAGTCCACGCGTGGCTCCCGCAGTTCCCCGGCACCTGGGGCATGGCGAACTGCGTCGTGGTGGCCTCCGGCTCCGAGGTCCTGCTGGTGGACACCCCGTACACGGCCGATCTCACGCGGGCGCTGACCGCGGCGGCGCGGCGCGTGACGGCGCCGGGCGCGCGGGTGTCGACCGTCGTCAACACGCACGCCAACGGCGACCACAGTTACGGCAACGGCCTGTTCCCGGATGCGGAGATCATCAGTACCGACGCCAATCTGACGCATCTGTGCGCCGAGCCGACGCCGGGGCAGTTGCAGGCGATGCTGGACGGGTGCCGGGACGAGGTCGCCTTCGAGCGGTACCTGCTGGCGCACTTCGGGCGGTACGACTACGGCGGCCTCGAAGTCGCGCCGCCGACGCGGACGTTCAGCGGGCGGCTGGATCTGCTGGTCGGGTCGACGCCGGTGGAGCTGTACGAGGTGGGGCCCGCGCACACCGCCGGGGACCTGGTGGTGCATCTGCCGCAGAGCGGTGTGGTGTGTGCCGGGGACGTGTTGTTCGTCGGGGATGTGCCGGTGCACTGGGCCGGGCCGCTGAGCGGGGTCGTCGACGCGTGCCGCCAGATCCTCGAGCTGGATCCGCGGGTGGTGGTTCCGGGGCACGGGCCGGTGGTGGGGCAGGCGGAAGTGCGCGCGTACATGGCGTACATGGAGGAGCTTCGGGGGCGGTTGCACGAGCTGTACGGCGCGGGGGTGGACGTCGAGGAGGCGTCGGGGGTGCTGTTGCGGGAGCACCGGCGGCCGGGGCTGGGGCTGTGGGAGCGGCTGGGGGTGCTGGCGGCGGTGGAGTACCGGCATCTGGGCGGCGTCGAGGAGCCGCTCAGCCTGGTCGAGGTGCTCGCGTCGGCGGTGCGGCTCGCGCCCGACTGCGTACCGGCGGTGGTGGCGTCGCGCGGGGAGTTGACGGCGGGGCTCGCGGAGCTGGGGGTGGCGGCTGTGCCGCCTGGGCCGCGGGCGGCACCGTAA
- a CDS encoding acetyltransferase, translated as MTVEYSLADAEHLPYVRHGLLDVHLDVHTQSGPSDAENHFEARLQTAAAHPGWTTAIGYQAGRAVGYCHGFSLPADTDWWSNVIVPLPEYVTRESGRRTAVLSEIVVRKPWRGTGVAAQLHDIWLSLRPEERVTLLVDSTIGGGALQRVCEKWGYRSVANHRAPGDPTVYTAMIRPVHRP; from the coding sequence GTGACGGTCGAGTACAGCCTGGCCGACGCCGAACACCTCCCGTACGTAAGGCACGGCCTGCTCGACGTACACCTCGACGTACACACGCAGTCGGGGCCGTCCGATGCCGAAAACCACTTCGAGGCGCGCCTCCAGACGGCCGCCGCCCACCCCGGCTGGACGACAGCCATCGGCTACCAGGCGGGCCGGGCCGTCGGCTACTGCCACGGCTTCTCCCTCCCGGCGGACACCGACTGGTGGTCGAACGTGATCGTGCCGCTGCCGGAGTACGTCACCAGGGAGAGCGGGCGGCGGACGGCCGTCCTCAGCGAGATCGTCGTCCGCAAGCCCTGGCGCGGCACCGGCGTGGCCGCGCAGCTCCACGACATCTGGCTCTCACTCCGCCCGGAGGAGCGGGTCACGCTCCTGGTGGACTCCACCATCGGCGGGGGAGCCCTCCAGAGGGTCTGCGAGAAATGGGGCTACCGGAGCGTGGCCAACCACCGCGCCCCCGGCGACCCCACCGTGTACACGGCGATGATCCGCCCCGTACACCGCCCCTGA
- a CDS encoding ParB/RepB/Spo0J family partition protein, which produces MSKAKDLGAGSSFGQARPVSARRAAIGAATVAPTAGVPDPTELPVGRISQNPDNPREQLRDLDGLADSIREIGLVNAITIASVEAYLRERPDRADDLDPDTRYIVIDGHRRLAAAKLAGVPTIRVSVDNALVSTDEALLEAAFVANVHRDDMNPLEQANALKKLVEFYGSQNRAAKRLGIAQSTISSKLSVLDLTPELQADLVEGRRKVEHVRNLSKYTGDQQREQADARAAAAEERREATRRAAELSRRDSSSMLPDLTPSDSTSAIVALARGQKAELYPQPDPDEAADLSRRDNSTPEADLSRRDTPRTETAPAHRPSPARDTDLSRRDNSTPEADLSRRDKSAGDPDPVHGSDLPAPRPEAHSGPGARPVVKMPWNDGVACAEIAISRMTPAERGRMLARLQEEAAREATRTEPATAD; this is translated from the coding sequence GTGAGCAAAGCCAAGGACCTCGGAGCAGGCTCGTCGTTCGGCCAGGCCCGGCCCGTCTCCGCCCGGCGCGCGGCCATCGGCGCCGCGACCGTCGCCCCGACCGCCGGCGTCCCCGACCCGACCGAACTCCCCGTCGGCCGCATCAGCCAGAACCCCGACAACCCCCGCGAGCAACTGCGCGACCTCGACGGCCTCGCCGACAGCATCCGCGAGATCGGCCTCGTCAACGCCATCACCATCGCCTCGGTCGAGGCCTACCTGCGCGAACGCCCCGACCGGGCCGACGACCTCGACCCCGACACCCGCTACATCGTCATCGACGGCCACCGCCGCCTGGCCGCCGCCAAACTCGCCGGCGTCCCCACCATCCGGGTCAGCGTCGACAACGCCCTCGTCTCCACCGACGAGGCGCTCCTCGAAGCGGCCTTCGTCGCCAACGTCCACCGCGACGACATGAACCCGCTGGAACAGGCGAACGCGCTCAAGAAGCTCGTCGAGTTCTACGGCTCCCAGAACCGCGCCGCCAAGCGCCTCGGCATCGCCCAGTCCACGATCTCCTCCAAGCTGTCGGTCCTGGACCTCACCCCCGAACTCCAGGCCGACCTGGTCGAGGGCCGCCGCAAGGTCGAGCACGTACGGAACCTGTCCAAGTACACCGGCGACCAGCAGCGCGAACAGGCCGACGCCCGCGCAGCCGCCGCCGAGGAACGCCGGGAGGCGACCCGACGAGCGGCCGAGCTATCACGCCGTGATAGCTCGTCGATGCTCCCCGACCTCACGCCGAGCGACAGCACCTCGGCGATCGTCGCCCTGGCACGCGGCCAGAAGGCCGAGCTGTACCCCCAGCCCGACCCCGACGAGGCAGCCGACCTATCACGCCGTGATAACTCGACACCCGAGGCGGACCTATCACGCCGTGATACCCCCCGGACCGAGACCGCCCCCGCACACCGCCCCAGCCCCGCACGCGACACCGACCTATCACGCCGTGATAACTCCACGCCCGAGGCGGACCTATCACGCCGTGATAAGTCGGCGGGGGACCCCGACCCCGTCCACGGCAGCGACCTCCCGGCCCCGCGCCCCGAGGCCCACTCGGGACCCGGCGCCCGCCCCGTCGTCAAAATGCCGTGGAACGACGGCGTCGCCTGCGCCGAAATCGCCATCTCCCGCATGACCCCCGCCGAGCGAGGCCGCATGCTGGCACGCCTCCAGGAGGAGGCGGCCAGAGAAGCCACCCGAACGGAACCGGCAACAGCGGACTGA
- a CDS encoding ParA family protein, with protein MTSPATRSDREKVVSKLPLRLRQELKIRAAQLGVDIQEAVETGITTWRSLGSNLSPIDTSGAESFATFLPTTQWTGFRADCKDRGVSLIQGLAQSVQVWLDHHPAPAVRRPAIVRRIVVCNQKGGVGKTAITAGTGEALAEDPTVLMPVRVSKHFAALLDDGKDGNEGSDAAASGVRTDPLALEDLPGLGQRVLLVDFDPQGHLTKQLGQEPLPMGGDSLTNHMAGDAKGDLRDVIVAIDEDRFGDRLHLLPACTDAFLLDVRLASVRAREAALERALAPVEADYDVILIDCPPSLGLSMDAAAYYGRRRPDEVPGNSGTLIVVQAEDSSADAYDLLTSQIEDMRTDLALELDYLGIVVNHYDARRGYIATSSLQSWMDIKDPRVVGVIGDLKEQKEAVRVKRPLLSYAPRCDQSVGLRALAREISK; from the coding sequence ATGACCTCACCTGCCACCAGAAGCGACCGGGAGAAGGTCGTCTCGAAGCTCCCCCTGCGGCTCCGCCAGGAGTTGAAGATCCGCGCGGCACAGCTCGGAGTCGACATCCAGGAAGCCGTGGAGACCGGCATCACGACCTGGCGCAGCCTCGGCTCGAACCTCTCCCCCATCGACACCTCCGGCGCCGAATCGTTCGCCACCTTCCTCCCCACCACCCAGTGGACCGGCTTCCGCGCCGACTGCAAGGACCGGGGCGTCTCCCTCATCCAGGGCCTCGCCCAGTCCGTACAGGTATGGCTCGACCACCACCCCGCCCCGGCCGTACGGCGGCCCGCGATCGTGCGGCGCATCGTCGTCTGCAACCAGAAGGGCGGCGTCGGCAAGACCGCCATCACCGCCGGGACGGGCGAGGCCCTGGCCGAAGACCCCACGGTCCTCATGCCCGTACGCGTCTCCAAGCACTTCGCCGCCCTCCTCGACGACGGCAAGGACGGCAACGAGGGCTCCGACGCGGCCGCCAGCGGCGTGCGCACCGACCCGCTCGCCCTCGAAGACCTGCCCGGCCTCGGCCAGCGCGTCCTGCTCGTCGACTTCGACCCCCAGGGCCACCTGACCAAGCAGCTCGGCCAGGAACCGCTGCCGATGGGCGGCGACTCGCTCACCAACCACATGGCCGGCGACGCCAAGGGCGACCTGCGCGATGTCATCGTCGCCATCGACGAGGACCGCTTCGGCGACCGCCTCCACCTCCTGCCCGCCTGCACCGACGCCTTCCTCCTCGACGTACGCCTGGCATCGGTACGCGCCCGCGAAGCCGCCCTCGAACGCGCCCTGGCCCCCGTCGAAGCCGACTACGACGTCATCCTCATCGACTGCCCGCCCAGCCTCGGCCTCAGCATGGACGCCGCCGCCTACTACGGCCGCCGCCGCCCCGACGAGGTACCCGGCAACTCCGGCACCCTCATCGTCGTCCAGGCCGAGGACAGCAGCGCGGACGCCTACGACCTGCTGACGTCGCAGATAGAGGACATGCGCACCGACCTCGCCCTCGAACTCGACTACCTCGGGATCGTCGTCAACCACTACGACGCCCGGCGCGGATACATCGCCACCTCCTCCCTCCAGTCCTGGATGGACATCAAGGACCCGCGCGTCGTCGGCGTCATCGGAGACCTGAAAGAACAGAAGGAAGCGGTACGCGTCAAGCGCCCCCTCCTGTCGTACGCCCCGCGCTGCGACCAGTCCGTCGGGCTGCGCGCCCTCGCCCGGGAGATCAGCAAGTGA
- a CDS encoding helix-turn-helix domain-containing protein, producing MDKVALRGLLRERRALITPESHGLRRPTRQGRRAPGLSQAQIDQLLHRAPDTYGRLESGRYGNPPADLLEDVARLLGMNEQEWIALWRYGLGQDPPHPLNSRSGEEIPGVWQEAVDGIAHMAYVHDRSWNLLAHNSAFAALFPDGRAPHNTMRWMALDRSARSVLTDWENAWAPFALPHLRGALAADPHDETLKQIEKEVLADPVSSPLYERAGAHIHLDGDERPLHHLALGPGWVTLCTAQPMAAPGARMMILVFHPGERRRHTCTPMLRADPARHP from the coding sequence ATGGACAAGGTTGCTCTGCGCGGCCTGCTGCGCGAACGCCGCGCACTCATCACACCCGAGAGCCACGGCCTGCGCCGGCCCACCCGCCAGGGCCGGCGCGCCCCCGGCCTCTCCCAGGCCCAGATCGACCAGCTGCTGCACCGCGCCCCCGACACCTACGGGCGCCTGGAGTCCGGCCGCTACGGCAACCCGCCCGCCGACCTCCTCGAAGACGTGGCCCGCCTGCTCGGCATGAACGAGCAGGAATGGATCGCCCTGTGGCGGTACGGACTCGGCCAGGATCCCCCGCACCCCCTCAACTCGCGCTCCGGCGAGGAGATCCCCGGGGTCTGGCAGGAAGCCGTCGACGGCATCGCGCACATGGCGTACGTCCACGACCGCTCCTGGAACCTCCTCGCCCACAACTCCGCCTTCGCCGCGCTCTTCCCCGACGGCCGCGCCCCGCACAACACCATGCGCTGGATGGCCCTCGACCGCAGCGCCCGCTCGGTGCTGACCGACTGGGAGAACGCCTGGGCCCCCTTCGCCCTCCCCCACCTGCGCGGCGCGCTCGCGGCCGACCCGCACGACGAGACGCTCAAACAGATCGAGAAGGAAGTCCTCGCCGACCCCGTCTCCTCCCCCCTGTACGAGCGGGCCGGCGCCCACATCCACCTCGACGGCGACGAACGCCCCCTGCACCACCTGGCCCTCGGCCCCGGCTGGGTCACCCTCTGCACGGCCCAGCCGATGGCCGCCCCCGGCGCCCGCATGATGATCCTGGTCTTCCACCCCGGCGAACGCCGCCGCCACACCTGCACCCCGATGCTGCGAGCAGACCCCGCGAGGCACCCATGA
- a CDS encoding DUF4344 domain-containing metallopeptidase, protein MRRRGSGGGGPVRGGRSRIQLYAGIASALLTLSMAACGSPGASSSPGDDEARPAPRTGFSVRYEPPSASDRTNAAFLRGRRVLEQGSAEANAFGRAGAFAVVGRSCGGEGSAYDPGARRIEICYDDVAQERELFEGAGVRPADDEVAAVLAETFFHEAGHALVDRLGLDLGDRAEEDAADQFAALMLIRRGEAGERQLRVAAREYELSAAAGDAGAASGEEARDAHTSDLVRASHHLCYLYGADPTRNTDLVGTKLLSRERASRCGEEWRGMRAAWQKRLA, encoded by the coding sequence ATGCGCAGACGGGGGAGCGGTGGAGGCGGCCCGGTCCGGGGCGGCCGTTCCCGGATCCAGCTCTACGCGGGGATCGCATCGGCCCTCCTGACGCTGAGCATGGCCGCCTGCGGCTCCCCGGGCGCCTCCTCGTCGCCCGGGGACGACGAGGCCCGCCCAGCGCCCCGTACGGGCTTCTCCGTCCGCTACGAGCCCCCCTCGGCCTCCGACCGGACCAACGCCGCGTTCCTGCGCGGGCGCAGGGTCCTGGAGCAGGGCTCGGCCGAGGCGAACGCGTTCGGCCGGGCGGGCGCGTTCGCGGTGGTCGGCCGCTCCTGTGGGGGAGAGGGCTCGGCCTACGATCCCGGGGCGCGGCGGATCGAGATCTGTTACGACGACGTGGCGCAGGAACGCGAGCTGTTCGAGGGCGCGGGGGTGCGCCCGGCCGACGACGAGGTCGCCGCTGTGCTGGCGGAAACGTTCTTCCATGAGGCCGGGCACGCCCTCGTCGACCGCCTCGGCCTGGACCTCGGCGACCGGGCGGAGGAGGACGCGGCCGACCAGTTCGCCGCGCTGATGCTGATCCGCCGGGGCGAGGCGGGGGAGCGGCAGCTGCGGGTGGCGGCCCGGGAGTACGAGCTGTCGGCGGCGGCCGGGGACGCGGGCGCAGCAAGCGGGGAGGAGGCCCGGGATGCGCACACCTCGGACCTCGTGCGCGCCTCCCACCACCTCTGCTACCTCTACGGCGCCGATCCCACCCGTAACACCGACCTCGTCGGCACCAAGCTGCTCTCCCGGGAGAGGGCCAGTCGCTGCGGGGAGGAGTGGCGCGGGATGCGGGCCGCCTGGCAGAAACGTCTCGCTTGA